In Cercospora beticola chromosome 3, complete sequence, the following proteins share a genomic window:
- a CDS encoding uncharacterized protein (BUSCO:EOG09262YP5): MATEAVSTTPAAADDNSHIVIKARHETADTQTFHVGTRRSILARKQADEVVKALREAWPEHNFEIHAMSTTGDNNQKTALHKFNEKALWTQELEVLLEDGSLDLIVHSLKDMPTQLPVGLSLGCVTQREDARDALVLKPGLVDKVKNLKDLPAGAVVGTSSLRRTAQLKRFYPQLQFQDVRGNIGTRLAKLDDPNSDYSAICIAVAGLERLGLSHRISSYLSKENGGMLHAVGQGALGIEIRSDDERTKQLLSKIGDDRSWRQALVERSLMRTLEGGCSVPIGVETEWIAKNRMHDQHAGVGIKPAEDYNQLSGEATTAGGTKQLEVEPSDELLMRAIVVSLDGKDAAEVETRRRITTHEQAHEFGFDVAKMLVEKGADKILEQVQLNRGIIKSQGGA, encoded by the coding sequence ATGGCCACCGAAGCCGTATCGACGACGCCTGCCGCTGCCGACGACAACTCGCACATTGTGATCAAAGCAAGACACGAGACCGCAGACACGCAGACCTTCCACGTGGGCACGCGGCGGTCGATCCTCGCGCGGAAACAGGCCGATGAGGTTGTCAAGGCATTGCGGGAAGCATGGCCGGAGCACAACTTCGAGATCCACGCCATGAGCACGACGGGTGACAACAATCAGAAGACGGCCCTGCACAAGTTCAATGAGAAGGCATTGTGGACGCAAGAGCTCGAGGTTTTGCTCGAAGATGGCTCGCTAGACTTGATCGTGCACAGCCTAAAGGACATGCCCACCCAGCTGCCCGTGGGCCTGAGTCTCGGCTGTGTGACTCAGCGTGAAGACGCGCGAGACGCATTGGTGCTCAAGCCCGGGCTTGTCGACAAGGTCAAAAACTTGAAAGACTTGCCCGCGGGCGCAGTCGTTGGCACGTCGAGTCTCAGGCGGACAGCGCAATTGAAGCGCTTTTACCCGCAATTACAATTCCAGGATGTTCGTGGAAACATTGGGACGCGACTGGCAAAGCTCGATGACCCCAATTCTGACTATTCAGCAATCTGCATTGCAGTTGCTGGGCTCGAGCGGCTCGGCCTGAGCCACCGCATCAGTAGCTACTTGTCCAAGGAAAACGGCGGTATGCTTCATGCTGTCGGTCAAGGTGCGCTGGGCATTGAAATCCGCTCTGACGACGAACGCACGAAACAATTGCTTTCGAAAATCGGTGATGATCGTTCATGGCGGCAGGCGCTTGTGGAACGCTCGCTCATGCGTACTCTCGAAGGAGGCTGCTCCGTGCCCATTGGAGTCGAGACCGAGTGGATCGCGAAAAACCGCATGCACGACCAGCACGCTGGAGTGGGCATAAAGCCAGCAGAGGACTATAATCAGCTCAGCGGTGAGGCGACGACTGCTGGTGGCACGAAACAGCTCGAGGTTGAGCCTAGTGACGAGTTACTTATGCGTGCTATCGTTGTCAGTCTTGACGGCAAGGACGCTGCCGAGGTCGAAACACGGCGCAGGATTACAACGCATGAACAGGCCCACGAATTTGGGTTCGATGTCGCCAAGATGCTGGTCGAAAAAGGGGCCGACAAGATTCTCGAGCAAGTGCAGCTAAATAGAGGGATCATCAAAAGTCAGGGAGGGGCATAA
- a CDS encoding uncharacterized protein (BUSCO:EOG09262JZW): MSEPKRPDTSASPGGAPPAEEQGGEKLSPAELKKRAKAEKQARRAAEKEAKGAGGGGAPASVNGAASADSGRAAGQQQQKPKQQQQQKGTNKQGTQERQGGTQQSPLPVRARRVSQSVPKDVAKKVEKKVESKNVELFSHLYNQSRRHNIEGASKDVHPAVVALGFQISSYEIAGSTARCVGMLNAFKEAIQEYTTPGGTSLARHMNSHHLSPQIDYLKSCRPISESMGNAIRWLKKLIVEIDPSTPEHEAKDYLCDSIDKFIQERIMVTDQAIATSACQQIKPGSVVLTYAKSSIVEKTILRAHANGIKFRVICIDSRPLFEGKTLATSLMHAGVEVEYTSFHGIARAVADATVVLLGAHSMLSNGCLQSRIGTAAVAMAAHRADIPVIVCCESVKFSGKVALDSIVLNEVAPAEELLPAIGGSPGAAIEKGNDTSESQLKTLRDWKEIPNLQILNLMYDITPAEYIRMVICEYGSVPPSSVPVVHRLANEGE; the protein is encoded by the coding sequence ATGTCCGAGCCAAAGAGACCAGACACGTCAGCCAGTCCGGGCGGTGCTCCGCCAGCTGAGGAACAGGGAGGAGAGAAGCTCTCTCCGGCAGAGCTCAAGAAGAGAGCCAAAGCCGAAAAGCAAGCGCGTCGAGCAGCTGAGAAAGAGGCCAAAGGtgctggcggaggcggagcaCCAGCGTCCGTGAATGGTGCGGCCAGTGCCGACAGCGGTAGAGCAGCAGGtcagcaacaacaaaagccgaaacaacagcagcagcagaaaggCACGAACAAGCAAGGCACACAAGAGAGGCAGGGAGGGACACAACAGAGTCCTCTGCCGGTGCGGGCCCGCCGTGTCTCGCAGAGTGTGCCAAAAGACGTGGCAAAAAAGGTGGAAAAGAAGGTGGAGAGCAAGAACGTGGAGCTATTCAGCCATCTCTACAATCAATCGCGAAGGCATAATATCGAAGGAGCATCGAAGGACGTGCACCCAGCAGTCGTTGCGCTCGGCTTTCAGATCAGCAGCTACGAGATTGCAGGCAGCACTGCTCGCTGCGTTGGCATGCTCAATGCATTCAAGGAAGCCATCCAAGAGTACACAACACCAGGTGGGACTTCACTCGCCAGGCACATGAACTCACATCACCTCTCTCCGCAGATCGACTATTTGAAATCATGTCGGCCGATTTCAGAGTCCATGGGCAATGCCATTCGATGGCTCAAGAAGCTGATTGTCGAGATCGATCCGAGCACTCCAGAACACGAGGCGAAGGACTACTTGTGTGACTCGATCGACAAGTTCATTCAAGAGCGCATCATGGTCACTGATCAAGCCATCGCCACCTCCGCATGCCAACAGATCAAACCCGGCTCGGTAGTGCTCACATATGCCAAGAGCTCCATCGTCGAGAAGACCATACTGCGCGCTCACGCCAATGGCATAAAGTTTCGCGTCATTTGCATTGACTCACGTCCGCTCTTCGAAGGCAAAACTCTTGCCACTTCTCTCATGCACGCCGGTGTCGAAGTCGAGTACACCTCATTTCACGGTATCGCAAGAGCTGTGGCAGACGCCACAGTAGTACTCCTCGGTGCTCACAGTATGCTGTCCAATGGCTGCCTTCAGTCAAGAATTGGCACTGCAGCtgtggcaatggcagcacaTCGAGCTGATATTCCAGTCATTGTCTGCTGTGAGTCTGTCAAATTCAGTGGCAAAGTGGCGCTCGATAGCATCGTGTTGAACGAGGTTGCGCCAGCCGAGGAACTTTTGCCAGCAATTGGGGGCAGTCCAGGTGCCGCCATTGAAAAGGGTAATGACACCAGCGAGTCACAGCTGAAGACTTTGCGTGACTGGAAGGAGATTCCGAACCTACAGATTCTGAACCTCATGTACGACATCACTCCTGCTGAGTACATTCGCATGGTCATCTGTGAGTACGGCAGTGTCCCTCCAAGCTCCGTTCCTGTGGTACATCGGTTGGCGAATGAGGGCGAGTAG